Proteins co-encoded in one Dasypus novemcinctus isolate mDasNov1 chromosome 18, mDasNov1.1.hap2, whole genome shotgun sequence genomic window:
- the NKPD1 gene encoding NTPase KAP family P-loop domain-containing protein 1 isoform X1, with product MHKHYSVHFVEGALRPQIPDERYFLDSELGLQKGCCHQWHRDPATPRTHRPCWPPPQPYWLLAYHGPWGVGSGGWCQGPRPLVLQPPPPQPSHPSPLRQRHCSVHGAQKGPPTAPIGLASALQLPPAPTAASRGPALASAAGTRLQPSNAQPLRNPAACGPFTSYSSDILTEDDVYCNCLAKTLCHVPVPVTVGFYAPFGCRLHMMLDKITALMQQEAVQREAEELQRVRGRPRAVRGWGYPRLLWFLVFLQPIITELHLRRKNVQFLFIRFSAWHYAGTDKLWAGLVTTLCEGIRHHYGALPFSMYSVLGNKPATTPSYRQQEWHFRGRVCLALVALLAALGLGVGLLYLSLGGRAPGHGGASGSLLRAFGGAATTLSGSGLLMTVFSVGKHLFVSQRKKIERLVSREKFGNQLGFMCEVKKEVELLTDFLCFLEIYQRRRLRIVLEVTGLDTCCPDRVVGVLNAINTLLSDSHAPFVFILVVDPSILAACLESAGSMKGTADNGYHFLNRIVTLPFSVPVMGRRTKLQFLQDAVQSRDDLLYREITRKLRPLGGGGAGGGGEDAKLLGVEAQAGAERTQSRIDAVAARRIQEALLCLHDERDCLYEYVPDNVVSMRRIVNTVPITVRLLQQQQQGDFGGLTPRQAVAWVVLANQWPCRLSWALQCLEDRQQTGSGPEGRARLWDVFCGNCQELHTMTKALQNVLDLDGDPELFERFLGSDFPFTVTEAQSLLRCTVNLDHSIRRRMGLLRAVSTLKPPSPPKSPAHNAPHSARGAKSTSREPVSGHSMAHGPGPVSRAPHPGGWAHGIKPRPMA from the exons gaTGCTGTCACCAGTGGCACCGGGACCCAGCAACCCCTCGCACCCACAGGCCCTGTTGGCCGCCCCCCCAGCCATACTGGCTGCTGGCCTACCACGGCCCCTGGGGGGTTGGCAGTGGCGGCTGGTGCCAGGGACCCCGGCCTCTCGTCCTGCAGCCGCCACCACCCCAGCCCTCCCATCCCAGCCCCCTGAGGCAGCGGCACTGCTCCGTTCACGGGGCCCAGAAGGGGCCACCCACCGCCCCCATAGGACTGGCCAGCGCCCTGCAGCTGCCCCCTGCACCCACTGCAGCCAGCAGAGGCCCAGCTCTGGCCTCCGCAGCCGGCACCCGACTACAGCCCAGCAATGCCCAGCCCCTGCGCAACCCCGCGGCCTGCGGCCCCTTCACCTCCTACAGCTCCG ACATCCTGACAGAGGATGATGTCTACTGCAACTGCCTGGCCAAGACCCTGTGCCACGTGCCTGTCCCGGTCACCGTGGGTTTCTATGCCCCCTTTGGCTGCCGCCTGCACATGATGCTGGACAAGATCACTG cgTTGATGCAGCAGGAGGCGGTGCAGCGCGAGGCGGAGGAGCTGCAGCGCGTGCGCGGGCGGCCGCGGGCGGTGCGCGGCTGGGGCTACCCGCGGCTGCTGTGGTTCCTGGTGTTCCTGCAGCCCATCATCACCGAGCTGCACCTGCGGCGCAAGAACGTGCAGTTCCTCTTCATCCGCTTCAGCGCCTGGCACTACGCAGGCACCGACAAGCTGTGGGCCGGCCTGGTGACCACGCTGTGCGAGGGCATCCGCCACCACTACGGCGCGCTGCCCTTCAGCATGTACTCGGTGCTGGGCAACAAGCCGGCCACCACGCCGAGCTACCGCCAGCAGGAGTGGCACTTCCGCGGCCGCGTGTGCCTGGCGCTGGTGGCGCTGCTGGCGGCGCTCGGGCTCGGCGTGGGCCTGCTCTACCTGTCGCTGGGCGGCCGGGCGCCGGGCCACGGCGGCGCGAGCGGCAGCCTGCTGCGGGCGTTCGGCGGCGCGGCCACCACGCTGTCGGGCTCCGGGCTGCTCATGACCGTGTTCTCGGTGGGCAAGCACCTGTTCGTGAGCCAGCGCAAGAAGATCGAGCGGCTGGTGTCGCGCGAGAAGTTCGGCAACCAGCTGGGCTTCATGTGCGAGGTGAAGAAGGAGGTGGAGCTGCTCACCGACTTCCTCTGCTTTCTGGAGATCTACCAGCGGCGCCGGCTGCGCATCGTGCTCGAGGTCACCGGGCTGGACACGTGCTGCCCGGATCGCGTGGTGGGCGTGCTCAACGCCATCAACACGCTGCTGTCCGACAGCCACGCGCCCTTCGTCTTCATCCTGGTCGTGGACCCCAGCATCCTGGCCGCGTGCCTCGAGAGCGCCGGCTCCATGAAGGGCACGGCCGACAACGGCTACCACTTCCTCAACCGCATTGTCACGCTGCCCTTCTCCGTGCCGGTCATGGGTCGCCGCACCAAGCTGCAGTTTCTGCAGGACGCCGTGCAGAGCCGCGACGACCTGCTCTACCGCGAGATCACGCGCAAGCTGCGGCCTCtgggcggcgggggcgcgggcggcgggggcgaGGACGCGAAGCTGCTGGGCGTGGAAGCGCAGGCGGGGGCCGAGCGCACGCAAAGCCGCATCGATGCCGTGGCGGCGCGCCGCATCCAGGAGGCGCTGCTGTGCCTGCACGACGAGCGCGACTGCCTCTACGAGTACGTGCCCGACAACGTGGTGTCCATGCGGCGCATCGTCAACACCGTGCCCATCACTGTGCGCctgctgcagcagcagcagcagggcgACTTCGGGGGCCTCACGCCGCGCCAGGCTGTGGCTTGGGTCGTACTCGCCAACCAGTGGCCCTGTCGCCTCAGCTGGGCGCTGCAGTGCCTGGAGGACCGGCAGCAGACCGGGAGCGGGCCTGAGGGCCGCGCCCGCCTCTGGGATGTGTTCTGCGGCAACTGCCAAGAGCTGCACACCATGACCAAGGCCTTGCAGAACGTGCTCGACCTGGATGGTGACCCCGAGCTTTTCGAGCGCTTCCTGGGCTCCGACTTCCCCTTCACGGTGACCGAGGCACAGAGCCTCCTGCGCTGCACTGTCAACCTGGACCACTCCATCCGCCGCCGCATGGGCCTCCTCCGTGCGGTCAGCACGCTCAAGCCGCCCAGCCCACCCAAGTCCCCCGCCCACAATGCCCCCCACTCAGCCAGGGGAGCCAAAAGCACCTCCCGGGAGCCTGTGTCAGGACACTCCATGGCGCATGGCCCTGGGCCCGTCAGCAGAGCCCCCCACCCTGGGGGCTGGGCACACGGGATCAAGCCTAGACCCATGGCCTGA
- the NKPD1 gene encoding NTPase KAP family P-loop domain-containing protein 1 isoform X2 has translation MHKHYSVHFVEGALRPQIPDERYFLDSELGLQKDILTEDDVYCNCLAKTLCHVPVPVTVGFYAPFGCRLHMMLDKITALMQQEAVQREAEELQRVRGRPRAVRGWGYPRLLWFLVFLQPIITELHLRRKNVQFLFIRFSAWHYAGTDKLWAGLVTTLCEGIRHHYGALPFSMYSVLGNKPATTPSYRQQEWHFRGRVCLALVALLAALGLGVGLLYLSLGGRAPGHGGASGSLLRAFGGAATTLSGSGLLMTVFSVGKHLFVSQRKKIERLVSREKFGNQLGFMCEVKKEVELLTDFLCFLEIYQRRRLRIVLEVTGLDTCCPDRVVGVLNAINTLLSDSHAPFVFILVVDPSILAACLESAGSMKGTADNGYHFLNRIVTLPFSVPVMGRRTKLQFLQDAVQSRDDLLYREITRKLRPLGGGGAGGGGEDAKLLGVEAQAGAERTQSRIDAVAARRIQEALLCLHDERDCLYEYVPDNVVSMRRIVNTVPITVRLLQQQQQGDFGGLTPRQAVAWVVLANQWPCRLSWALQCLEDRQQTGSGPEGRARLWDVFCGNCQELHTMTKALQNVLDLDGDPELFERFLGSDFPFTVTEAQSLLRCTVNLDHSIRRRMGLLRAVSTLKPPSPPKSPAHNAPHSARGAKSTSREPVSGHSMAHGPGPVSRAPHPGGWAHGIKPRPMA, from the exons ACATCCTGACAGAGGATGATGTCTACTGCAACTGCCTGGCCAAGACCCTGTGCCACGTGCCTGTCCCGGTCACCGTGGGTTTCTATGCCCCCTTTGGCTGCCGCCTGCACATGATGCTGGACAAGATCACTG cgTTGATGCAGCAGGAGGCGGTGCAGCGCGAGGCGGAGGAGCTGCAGCGCGTGCGCGGGCGGCCGCGGGCGGTGCGCGGCTGGGGCTACCCGCGGCTGCTGTGGTTCCTGGTGTTCCTGCAGCCCATCATCACCGAGCTGCACCTGCGGCGCAAGAACGTGCAGTTCCTCTTCATCCGCTTCAGCGCCTGGCACTACGCAGGCACCGACAAGCTGTGGGCCGGCCTGGTGACCACGCTGTGCGAGGGCATCCGCCACCACTACGGCGCGCTGCCCTTCAGCATGTACTCGGTGCTGGGCAACAAGCCGGCCACCACGCCGAGCTACCGCCAGCAGGAGTGGCACTTCCGCGGCCGCGTGTGCCTGGCGCTGGTGGCGCTGCTGGCGGCGCTCGGGCTCGGCGTGGGCCTGCTCTACCTGTCGCTGGGCGGCCGGGCGCCGGGCCACGGCGGCGCGAGCGGCAGCCTGCTGCGGGCGTTCGGCGGCGCGGCCACCACGCTGTCGGGCTCCGGGCTGCTCATGACCGTGTTCTCGGTGGGCAAGCACCTGTTCGTGAGCCAGCGCAAGAAGATCGAGCGGCTGGTGTCGCGCGAGAAGTTCGGCAACCAGCTGGGCTTCATGTGCGAGGTGAAGAAGGAGGTGGAGCTGCTCACCGACTTCCTCTGCTTTCTGGAGATCTACCAGCGGCGCCGGCTGCGCATCGTGCTCGAGGTCACCGGGCTGGACACGTGCTGCCCGGATCGCGTGGTGGGCGTGCTCAACGCCATCAACACGCTGCTGTCCGACAGCCACGCGCCCTTCGTCTTCATCCTGGTCGTGGACCCCAGCATCCTGGCCGCGTGCCTCGAGAGCGCCGGCTCCATGAAGGGCACGGCCGACAACGGCTACCACTTCCTCAACCGCATTGTCACGCTGCCCTTCTCCGTGCCGGTCATGGGTCGCCGCACCAAGCTGCAGTTTCTGCAGGACGCCGTGCAGAGCCGCGACGACCTGCTCTACCGCGAGATCACGCGCAAGCTGCGGCCTCtgggcggcgggggcgcgggcggcgggggcgaGGACGCGAAGCTGCTGGGCGTGGAAGCGCAGGCGGGGGCCGAGCGCACGCAAAGCCGCATCGATGCCGTGGCGGCGCGCCGCATCCAGGAGGCGCTGCTGTGCCTGCACGACGAGCGCGACTGCCTCTACGAGTACGTGCCCGACAACGTGGTGTCCATGCGGCGCATCGTCAACACCGTGCCCATCACTGTGCGCctgctgcagcagcagcagcagggcgACTTCGGGGGCCTCACGCCGCGCCAGGCTGTGGCTTGGGTCGTACTCGCCAACCAGTGGCCCTGTCGCCTCAGCTGGGCGCTGCAGTGCCTGGAGGACCGGCAGCAGACCGGGAGCGGGCCTGAGGGCCGCGCCCGCCTCTGGGATGTGTTCTGCGGCAACTGCCAAGAGCTGCACACCATGACCAAGGCCTTGCAGAACGTGCTCGACCTGGATGGTGACCCCGAGCTTTTCGAGCGCTTCCTGGGCTCCGACTTCCCCTTCACGGTGACCGAGGCACAGAGCCTCCTGCGCTGCACTGTCAACCTGGACCACTCCATCCGCCGCCGCATGGGCCTCCTCCGTGCGGTCAGCACGCTCAAGCCGCCCAGCCCACCCAAGTCCCCCGCCCACAATGCCCCCCACTCAGCCAGGGGAGCCAAAAGCACCTCCCGGGAGCCTGTGTCAGGACACTCCATGGCGCATGGCCCTGGGCCCGTCAGCAGAGCCCCCCACCCTGGGGGCTGGGCACACGGGATCAAGCCTAGACCCATGGCCTGA